In Colius striatus isolate bColStr4 chromosome 17, bColStr4.1.hap1, whole genome shotgun sequence, the following proteins share a genomic window:
- the HORMAD2 gene encoding HORMA domain-containing protein 2 codes for MATHQLLQTRQKKKSSKESVLFPTKIATEQQSVVLVERLLAVSVSCITYMRGLFPESSYETHYLDGNIPNLYLCLKILSEDKSCLGSLQIVKWIQGCFDALERQYLHVAVLAIYTNPKEPETVTELYQFKFKYKKEMPQMDIISNQVNFVNGVCSEDLKQASRALIKKLYLLMQNLGPLPNDIHLTMKLLYYNDVTPKDYQPPGFKEDGSSGDLLFNGDPVNLRVGSVSTGFHLMKVRLTTEKKRMQTVESNVIQNSPTVISNQGLDCDEEEEERSKKNPPLPVRADLSECDEDKCETHPGWRMETSSLYLQDTGEKKKRIKEMGKMPCSRASQQVSCLKLEFNQEELTGPNKRRKVSEPEKLLLGSRK; via the exons ATGGCTACTCACCAGCTTTTACAGACTaggcaaaagaaaaagtcttCTAAG GAATCAGTGTTGTTCCCCACCAAAATTGCTACTGAGCAGCAGTCTGTGGTACTGGTGGAAAGACTTCTGGCTGTCTCTGTGTCTTGTATAACGTACATGAGAGGGCTGTTCCCAGAGAGCTCCTATGAAACTCACTATTTAGATGGTAACATTCCCAATTTGT ACCTCTGTCTAAAAATCCTCAGCGAAGATAAAAGCTGTCTGGGATCGCTGCAGATAGTCAAGTG GATTCAAGGTTGTTTTGATGCTTTGGAGAGGCAGTAT CTGCATGTTGCTGTCCTCGCG ATTTACACCAATCCCAAGGAACCGGAG ACAGTGACTGAACTGTATCAATTCAAATTCAAGTACAAAAAGGAGATGCCCCAGATGGACATCATCAG CAACCAAGTGAACTTTGTGAATGGGGTGTGCAGTGAGGACCTTAAACAAGCCAGCAGGGCCCTCATCAAGAAACTCTACCTGTTAATGCAGAACCTTGGGCCACTTCCCAACGACATTCACCTGACCATGAAACTCCTCTACTACAATGATG TAACTCCCAAAGATTACCAGCCCCCAGGCTTCAAGGAAGATGGCAGCTCTGGTGACTTGTTGTTTAATGGTGATCCTGTCAACCTGAGAGTAGGGTCAGTCTCCACTGGCTTCCACCTCATGAAGGTGAGACTGACAACTGAAAAGAAGAGAATGCAGACAGTTGAAAGCAACGTGATCCAGAACAGCCCTACTGTGATCTCCAACCAGGGCTTAGACTGtgatgaagaggaagaggagaggagcaaAAAG AATCCCCCTCTCCCTGTCAGAGCAGATTTGAGTGAGTGTGACGAGGACAAATGCGAAACCCACCCAGGCTGGAGAATGGAAACCTCTTCTTTGTACCTTCAAGATACAG gtgaaaagaagaaaagaataaaggagATGGGCAAGATGCCTTGCTCAAGGGCATCTCAGCAG GTGAGCTGCCTGAAGCTTGAGTTTAACCAGGAAGAGCTAACAGGACCCAATAAGAGAAGGAAGGTCAGTGAACCAGAGAAGCTGCTTCTGGGAAGCAGGAAATGA